The following nucleotide sequence is from Vitis vinifera cultivar Pinot Noir 40024 chromosome 14, ASM3070453v1.
TGAAAGTCATGTATATAATTTGACAACTTAGAAACCTCAGGAACCATAATGTGGGTTCAACTGATCAAGCAACCTATTTAATCAATTGATAAGTTGTTGGGTATCAATTGCCTAACAGGTGACCATTAGGGTCCAGGAGCTCAACTGATCAAGTAATTAGTTTGACTAATCCTAAATCAATCGAGACTTCTACCTCAATCGATAAGAACAACATTGTTCTCTCAATTGATTGATCCTAATCAACTTAACCAATTTCTTGCACCTCAACTCATTGCactaaaaatacattttttaagaGCAAATCAAGGTTGAGAAGCCTTGGGAAGGCTTCCAACACTCTTCATAAACCctataaacatatttttgaaagaatttaaGACCAATTTTGGAGAAAAACACGAAATCgtctaattttgaaaaagtaaattcaattaaaaatagggaaaggatgattttaaaaaatatcaagtaCATGAATGATTTAATTTAGCACGAAAAAATCAATCTTACAATCGCTCCTAGGTCTTCATCATGATAGTCTTCATTAAACCGAGATTGTagattgattttgttttaatttcttaaaaacctaaaatggtGAACCTAATGAATCATTAGTATCATTAACCtcattttgttatcattaaaacttGATTAGGGGAAAACTTAGACTAATAAGAgaaaatcctaacaaagaatTAACACATGAAATAAGGACAATTTTTAGCCAATTGGTGGTCTTCCCAAACATTTTAGTGATTTGATGAGATCACATCCTTATTCATTGTGAGTTGGCCTATAGATTGTGGTCCTTGTTCTTTTGGTTTAGTCCTTGTTCTTTTTGTTTAGCACTCTTTGTTTAGCATCATGTACATGATCTATCGGTCCCTAAGAATTGTTCAGTctaacttgaaattttttttagggttagaCAGAGATTTTGTAAAATTGCCCTTCAGATTTGTCAAGGACATGGGAAGTTTAAGAAATGGGGTGAAGTGTGATTTCATTAATCCATTGTTCTAGTCTCAATGTTTAGATTTGATCAAGGGAAGGTAAGTGAAATAGATATTTATAAAGATGCACACCACATGCAAATGGAGAGTCAGACCCTATAATTTGGAAAGGGGTTAGGGTGTGATTTGTgcccttgttttctttttttgatctTTGGTGCTCCCTCTATACTTTGATTGTGGCCCATTTTTTAGGGGCCAAAGAAAAAATTGTCTGAAAATTTACTACTGCCATATGCTTTGCAAAGAACCATCGGTAACATCAAATGATAAGAAAACGTGAAATAGAATACAATGCTATCTTTTTCCCTAGTGAATTTATAATCTTAACAgtttaagacaaaaaaagagAGCTTTTTTATGCCAACtgatgggaaaaataaaaagtagcaTCAAATGATAACCGGAACCAAATCAAAACTTTCAGAGTTAGTACCTGTgctttaatttgaaaacaaatagtGGCTGTGCTTTATTTAGTTGGTGTCTTCTTTGCTTTGAATCGTAAAGGGAATCTCCTCCACTTGCCATCCTGCAAAGGCAACAAAACCTACAAAAgtccaaattgattttttggccgaaatttcaaatttccgTTTTAATTGCAAAAATAGAGATGAACAAAGATTCCAATTATCTTCCCATCCATTGTCCAGAGAAACCAAACAGCATGTTGGGGTTTTCCTTTCTGTTCCTCACCTTCCGTTTTCGGGCACCCCAAGAGCCGATATGAAACCGTTTCTGTGCACCCCAAGTGCATATTCATTTTTGGGGCAGCAAAAGAGCAGACAAGGGTTTCTAGTAGAGCTCACCCACACGAGGAAGCACGTGTCCGCATCACCACATGGAATCCTTGGCCACCACACAAATGTCATTCCACAATAAAAGAACACTCGACACCGGCATGTAAACCGTGCGCTGGTGTCGGTGGTGACGTGCTCGGTGGTGGAGTGCTAAAGTGATTCACCTGTGCAAGAGAATGGCCCTGTAACAGAAGACGACGCAGCTGGAATGCTAAAGTGCATATGCAGGCGAATTGTAGTGATAGCACCACTAAAGAGAGTAACACAGAAGAGGTGATGAAACATTAATTCTAATTTCATCTCTGAAAACTAAGACATAAAATTACAGAGAAATGATTAAAATTCgctaaaagaaaaacaaaagagaaagaaaaaccaaaaggatagACTGTGTATTACAGATCTGCTATTCCCTGACTATGTGATAAGAAACTGCCCTCATTCATCCGACAAATTTACAGAACTACCACTCACGAATTCCCATCCATGGCCCCTCACTTTTTCGCCTTTCTTGCCGGACCTTTCTTGGCCGGAGACTTCATGCTTTTCGGCTTCTTGGCAGGAGTCTTCTTCACCTTTGCTGCTGGAGCAGCTGGCTTAGCCTTCGATGGCGTCGGTGCTTTCTTTCCCGGAGTTGTCCTTGTAGACGTCCTGGCAGCCTTAGCAGGTCTTGCAGCCGGCTTCGACTTCGGCTTCACTGCCGGTTTGGCCTTAGGCTTAGGTTTTGGCTTAGCAGCGACAGCTTTGGGCGCAGCAGGGGCTTTTCGAGGAACCGCCTTTGGCTTCACAGCAGCCTTCGGCTTGGCAGGAGCTGCTTTCGGCTTGACAGGAGCTGCTTTCGACTTGGCAGCAGCCTTCGGTTTGGTGGTAGCCTTAGGCTTCGGCTTAGCTGCAGCTTTCGGCTTCGCTGGTGCTTTCGCAGGCTTTGTTGGCTTCGGTTTTGCTGCGGCGGGCTTCTTAGCTGCCTTCGATGGGGCCGATCGAGAACTCGGAAGTTTGTACGAGTTCTTCACCTTCACGAGCTTTTCAGAAGCCACGAGCTTCTTCAAATGCACGAGCAAAAGCTTCCTGAAATTCGAAGGCAACTTCTTGTGCTTCTCTTCAATGAACTTGGTTATCGCATACTGACTGGAACCAGTCCTCTCCTTCAAAGCTACAATTGCTTCAGTAATCATCTACACAGGACACAACAACCCAATCAGATCAGATCAAAATCGTATCAAATCCATATAAAATAAGCTCCATAAGGAAACATTAGTACCTCAAGGAAAGGAGGGTGAGTTGAAGGAGATTTCGGCTTTTTAGCTGCCGGCTTCTTGGCTTTTGGCTCTTTAGGAGCTTTGGCTTTCTTGGCCTTCGATTTTCTACCAGTCTGGTTCTCCACCGGCGGCTCCGTCACCGGCGGATCCACAACCACTTCGACGGCAGAAACCGCAATTTCAGCAGATGCCATGGATGCAGAAACTCAGAATTAGGGTttcgagagagagagaaagatgagCAGAGGCTGTGTCGGGCTCTTGATTTTGGCGAAGAAGTGACGGTTGGATGGCGGTTTAAATACTAGCAATTGGAGAAATGCTGAGCGCTGATTGGCTAAAAGTAATGTCACACGGATCCAGGccctttgaaattttgaatttcagcCTTTGGATTTGAGACTATCCACGGTTGACAATGAGCGCTTTAGTGGGGGTCGGATAGAGCTATTACCAACCTAATGGAATGTTGGTTTTGTGAGGGTTTCGGGTGTGTTTTTCACTTCAATTGTGTTGGCTATAATTTGAGCTATATTTGATGGATCTCAACAAGGTTTGGACGATTTTGAAGGTTAGGAGTTAAGCTTTCTAACAAATATTTACATGTGTGTTTAGCTTAAGCGAATAGAAAGATTTTGGCTTTCGAAGTTATGTCACTCTGATCTAGGTTTTTTTGGAACTTTGTTAAGGTTTCGATGAATTTAAGGAGAATTCTTtctaacaaaattaattttttttatcatatatgatTCTTCCGTTGAAAAGGAGCCTATAGCTTTGAGAATCGTAAAAATCTGATAAAAAATTGACAGTTAAATCTTAACCGAAACAACACTAAAGTTGAACATGTCAGAATAGGCAATATAAATTTGTGATGACAAACATGGAATAAGCTTgggctttttttcttttttgttttttatgagaAGGTAATTGATGCTTTTTCTGTCATTTTTACAGCTAGGCATCTTCCTCCTCATCATAAGGGTTTACTTTGCGGTCAATGTCGTTGAAAACGTAAAATTAAATAACGACAATGATACACACTTGTATATttcaccaaaaaagaaaataattgctATTTGTGTATGAGAATATTGGATTTGTACCACTTTTAAGCCATCTTAACAATAGGTGATCATTAATTCCAAGTTTGAACGTATATGAAACCGAGATTTCATTTATATCAATTGAATAGTCAAAACTAATTTTGTAATAGTCTAATCTTTTAAACTTGTTCCTATGAACTAGCAAACTacttaaggaaaaaataatttgatttcacAAAATTATGAATTG
It contains:
- the LOC100259836 gene encoding histone H1, encoding MASAEIAVSAVEVVVDPPVTEPPVENQTGRKSKAKKAKAPKEPKAKKPAAKKPKSPSTHPPFLEMITEAIVALKERTGSSQYAITKFIEEKHKKLPSNFRKLLLVHLKKLVASEKLVKVKNSYKLPSSRSAPSKAAKKPAAAKPKPTKPAKAPAKPKAAAKPKPKATTKPKAAAKSKAAPVKPKAAPAKPKAAVKPKAVPRKAPAAPKAVAAKPKPKPKAKPAVKPKSKPAARPAKAARTSTRTTPGKKAPTPSKAKPAAPAAKVKKTPAKKPKSMKSPAKKGPARKAKK